The following proteins are encoded in a genomic region of Cryptomeria japonica chromosome 11, Sugi_1.0, whole genome shotgun sequence:
- the LOC131041692 gene encoding uncharacterized protein LOC131041692, whose product MPPPTQSEGQSQGPSSPALVSTEISHQSCGKGKKRPWLEQESGSYHQISSPKLENSSSKSQKCEHSTKLEDAFSVIEIKGGMDSQSRVEQLVLLMRQYSNKSPELRLFRKIAGVIAATEQGNCLNHFVHMGGLSSLNEWLQDVCKGKVVESDNVKEDFIIELLNALEILPINSEALKACNIRKSVKHLYNHKNSEIQRKAKNLVYNWKKQENMEMKASENKGEFNHDTVQAHFGEGGLVQEVPNSKYAKPAEPSTTEISKEPRASGAEVQQNRVSVGLDMLPAEEAKDGVTSLSQQEIIGAKDIGSVNLNGCVMEQCTSKPTHLENSSNKSCLDAEEASVPSAEDGASTGIQSSPKIREKDTKAGVSESAEYMECAGAITRGNSDAHGCEWMSIAHISKVTDGHISKESELGLDASTGPLHGHEVTTRSPSAELKVPVNIDSGSPKQKDGDLPITCQTEEKDKRTEPCQKKGTRLTDSGSINTSRSSINTNLSDHQPSIIPVKVVDESMDWKGLIKPTSECGVAGDCDTINNNLASEVSGASYSAGNQEDTGTSDGNETFRDNIARGIRISDESDSKINMEKTSTGPDEKDSELFMETGADTDLHFLDDALEVARQVGKEAEQEVESYDEPLCSSSYEKHGKGAPVHSATTESVGGEQDIFHEQNEADASYSSKEVNLKVQCGKDGDKSQGNHASGEIDESGAKANVVIHEVQTCKIALTSQESITHETDVKVTSSSDQIKMPVKCIFDLNEDVPAEDMEYSQELIQAPTASASNCTITNVSTPIPIVPSSKGPLNLPTTPLHFRGELGWRGSAATSAFRPAEPRRTPERDRTQSAEENNSPLKPGQRFLEFDLNVADDDGDAGMGLFPGRHDGERHVPASTSLPSGDSSVEVSSSRKAERLTLDLNRLCETDDSVPGLLSDWRGVERLGALQNPNQSPSPTSSSRPAMRDFDLNDNLSFDDACASAHDSEQKKYSMKSNNNPSGLDDPVVSILGSRINLDPSKLPPTHAASWDIPHVKKEFPNSAQSFLVSGPSPVPSFNNMGRILPMPYQTQSLPFPYNGVALGSSFPIPSAVYAPGPVPYIVDSMGASIPQIVAPGAISSYTRPPYMMGVPGGVGTSNAGGMVRPNLDLNAESDSREGGKIRQLFPQSNHMLVEEQIRPYQQVTASGTPLKRKESERAWDSYQLGYKQVTTWP is encoded by the coding sequence ATGCCACCACCCACTCAATCAGAAGGTCAGTCACAAGGGCCTTCTTCTCCAGCACTTGTTTCAACTGAGATAAGTCATCAATCGTGTGGCAAGGGAAAGAAGAGGCCCTGGTTGGAGCAAGAATCAGGTAGTTaccatcagatatcttctcctaaGCTGGAAAATAGTAGCTCAAAATCACAGAAGTGTGAGCACAGCACCAAGTTAGAAGATGCATTTAGTGTGATTGAGATAAAAGGTGGGATGGATAGTCAATCCAGAGTTGAACAGCTGGTGTTGCTTATGCGGCAATATTCAAATAAATCCCCAGAACTCAGACTCTTTAGAAAGATTGCAGGTGTGATAGCTGCAACAGAACAAGGTAACTGCTTGAATCATTTTGTTCATATGGGTGGGTTGAGTTCTCTGAATGAATGGCTTCAAGATGTCTGTAAAGGAAAAgtggttgaaagtgataatgtcaaAGAGGATTTCATTATTGAATTGCTAAATGCCCTTGAAATCTTACCCATTAACAGTGAAGCTCTGAAGGCTTGCAATATTAGGAAGTCAGTTAAACATCTCTACAACCACAAAAATTCTGAGATACAAAGGAAGGCCAAAAATCTGGTTTATAATTGGAAGAAGCAAGAAAATATGGAAATGAAAGCAAGTGAAAACAAAGGAGAATTCAACCATGACACTGTGCAAGCACATTTTGGAGAAGGTGGGCTTGTCCAGGAGGTACCAAATTCAAAATATGCTAAACCTGCCGAGCCTTCCACAACTGAAATTTCTAAAGAACCTAGGGCTTCTGGGGCTGAAGTGCAACAAAATAGAGTATCTGTAGGTTTGGATATGTTACCCGCAGAGGAAGCAAAGGATGGGGTTACCTCACTTTCTCAGCAGGAGATTATAGGTGCTAAAGATATTGGATCAGTAAATCTGAATGGATGTGTGATGGAACAGTGTACTTCAAAGCCAACTCACCTTGAGAACTCAAGCAATAAAAGCTGTCTTGATGCAGAAGAAGCATCTGTACCTTCTGCAGAAGATGGTGCATCAACAGGTATACAGTCCTCTCCAAAAATTAGGGAAAAGGATACAAAAGCAGGAGTGAGTGAATCTGCAGAATACATGGAGTGTGCTGGTGCCATTACAAGGGGGAATTCAGACGCACATGGTTGTGAGTGGATGAGTATTGCTCATATTTCTAAAGTAACGGACGGGCACATTTCCAAAGAATCAGAACTGGGTTTGGATGCATCAACTGGACCACTGCATGGCCATGAAGTAACCACCCGCTCTCCATCAGCTGAGCTTAAAGTCCCTGTAAATATTGATTCAGGCTCTCCAAAACAAAAAGATGGAGACCTTCCTATTACTTGTCAGACTGAAGAAAAGGATAAGAGAACCGAGCCTTGCCAAAAAAAGGGCACTCGACTTACTGATTCGGGTTCTATCAATACAAGCAGGTCATCAATTAATACTAATCTGTCTGATCACCAGCCCAGCATTATACCTGTGAAAGTGGTTGATGAGTCCATGGACTGGAAAGGTTTGATAAAGCCAACATCAGAATGTGGGGTTGCAGGGGACTGTGACACGATAAATAATAATCTTGCATCAGAGGTTTCTGGAGCAAGTTATTCTGCTGGAAACCAAGAGGACACAGGAACCAGTGATGGAAACGAAACCTTCAGAGATAATATTGCTAGAGGGATAAGGATTTCTGATGAATCGGATTCAAAGATTAATATGGAAAAAACTTCAACTGGGCCTGATGAGAAAGATTCTGAACTATTTATGGAGACAGGTGCAGATACTGACCTCCATTTTCTTGATGATGCTCTAGAAGTTGCTCGGCAAGTTGGAAAGGAAGCGGAGCAAGAGGTAGAGAGTTATGATGAACCTCTATGTAGCTCCTCATATGAGAAGCATGGTAAAGGGGCACCCGTGCATTCGGCCACAACTGAATCTGTTGGAGGAGAGCAGGATATCTTTCATGAACAAAATGAGGCAGACGCTTCTTATAGTTCAAAGGAGGTAAATTTGAAAGTGCAGTGTGGAAAAGATGGTGATAAGTCACAAGGAAATCATGCATCAGGTGAAATTGATGAGTCTGGCGCAAAGGCCAATGTTGTCATTCATGAAGTGCAAACTTGCAAGATTGCATTAACATCTCAAGAATCAATTACACACGAAACAGATGTAAAGGTAACCAGCTCTAGTGATCAGATAAAAATGCCAGTAAAATGCATATTTGATTTGAATGAAGATGTTCCAGCAGAAGACATGGAGTACTCTCAGGAGTTAATTCAAGCGCCCACTGCTTCAGCCTCTAATTGCACAATTACCAATGTTTCTACCCCCATTCCAATTGTTCCTTCTTCAAAAGGACCTCTCAACCTTCCCACAACTCCTTTACACTTCAGAGGAGAACTTGGTTGGAGAGGATCTGCTGCAACCAGTGCCTTTCGACCAGCTGAGCCCCGCCGGACTCCTGAAAGAGATAGAACACAATCTGCGGAGGAAAATAATTCTCCCCTGAAACCAGGACAGCGCTTCCTTGAGTTTGATCtgaatgttgcagatgatgatggtGATGCAGGTATGGGCTTGTTTCCAGGAAGGCATGATGGTGAAAGGCATGTGCCAGCATCAACCAGTCTTCCTTCAGGCGACTCATCAGTGGAAGTGAGTTCAAGTAGAAAAGCTGAAAGGCTTACTTTGGACCTTAATCGACTCTGCGAGACTGATGATAGTGTCCCTGGTTTACTTTCTGATTGGAGAGGAGTGGAGAGATTAGGTGCATTACAAAATCCAAATCAAAGCCCTTCTCCAACATCATCTTCTAGGCCTGCAATGAGAGATTTTGACTTGAATGACAATCTTTCTTTCGATGATGCTTGTGCTTCTGCCCATGATTCTGAACAGAAAAAGTACAGCATGAAATCCAATAATAATCCTTCAGGATTAGATGATCCAGTAGTTTCTATTTTGGGATCAAGAATAAATTTGGACCCCAGTAAACTACCACCTACACATGCAGCATCATGGGATATTCCTCACGTGAAAAAAGAATTTCCAAACTCAGCACAGTCTTTTCTGGTTTCTGGACCAAGTCCggttccttctttcaacaacatggGAAGGATACTACCCATGCCTTACCAAACGCAATCATTGCCCTTTCCCTATAATGGAGTAGCACTTGGGTCCTCTTTTCCCATCCCTTCAGCTGTTTATGCTCCTGGTCCTGTGCCCTATATTGTAGACTCAATGGGAGCTTCAATTCCACAGATAGTGGCCCCTGGTGCTATCTCTTCTTATACAAGGCCACCTTATATGATGGGTGTCCCTGGTGGAGTAGGGACAAGCAATGCTGGGGGAATGGTAAGACCAAATCTTGACTTAAATGCAGAGTCTGACAGTAGGGAAGGAGGAAAAATTAGACAGTTGTTTCCACAAAGCAACCACATGCTAGTAGAAGAGCAGATAAGACCGTACCAACAGGTTACAGCTTCAGGAACTCCTTTGAAGAGAAAAGAGTCTGAACGTGCTTGGGATTCATACCAACTTGGATACAAGCAAGTTACAACTTGGCCGTAA